The DNA region CCACCTCGACCGGCGCACCGTCACGTACCTCGATCAGTTCGGTGTGCGCCGGCACCGGAGTCCAGCCGTCGGCTTGGCGGACCAGGACCTGACCGTCGACCCGGCGCAGCTGTTCGCGGTAGAGGTCCTGGTAGTCGGCCATCGCGTTGGTGATCGCCCAGGCGACCGTGCCGGCGTGACCGAAGTGCGGCAGCCCCGGTACGCCGGGGAAGGCGAACCCGACGACGTCGAACTCCGGGCAGGTCAGCTGCACCTGCTGGTAGACGCCGGGTAGCTCCAGGATCCGGTGCGGATCCCCGGCGATCACCGGTCCGGTCGTGCCGGGCCGTCCGGTGACCGCCCAGGCGTTGCTGCCCGACGACGCGGGTGGCTCCATGGCGAACAGGTCGACGGCTGCCGGGCCCAGGGTGGCGGTGACGTGCGCCCGCCACAGCTTGCTGGGGAAGGTGCCGAAGAGCACGTGCTGTACCAGGAACACCCCGAGCGGGGTCCACGGCTGCCAGGTGCCGGCGGTGGTGCCGGTGGCGGCGAACTCGGGGGCCGCCGCCGCCCCTTCGGCCAGCCCGGCGTTGACCCCGTCGACGTACGCGCTCAGCCAGCGTCGGGTCGCCGGGTCCAGTCGCCGGTAGCACCGCTGGGCGGTGTCGTCGAGGCGGACCCGGCGGGCGAACCGGTCCCAGGCGACCTCGGCCGGGCCGAGCCGGGCGGCCAGCGCGCCTTCCGAACGCCAGCGTTCGACCTCGATCTGCCAGGCCCGGTCGGTCGCGGCGGTCCGTCCCTGCAGGTACGCCAACTGGTCGACGTCGTCGGCCCACAGGTGCGGTACGCCGTACCCGTCGCGGTGCACCCGGCCGACGGGGTCCGCTGGCGGTGCGCTCATCGGGTCGGCACCGCCACGGTGGCGAGCGGGTTGTCCTGTGTCCCGGCATAGATCAACGACCCGGCCTGGTCGGTGAGGTCCACCATCTGCAGGGTGTTGCGCAGCTGCAGCCGGTTGAGGCAGGAGTGCCGGAACGTCGGGGCGAAGAAGTCCAGCCGGTCGCGCAGCTGCGGATGGTCCGCGCCGTGGGTCCGGACGCAGTCGGCGACCAGCCGCCAGAACTCCCCGGCCGGCAGGACCCCGTCGGCGTCCAGGATCGCGGCGAGGAACCGTAGGAAGCCGTCGAAGACGTCGGTGAAGATGGCCAGCACCCGGAACTCGTCGTCGACCGACATCCGGATCCGTTCGACGGCGGCCGGCAGCGGCCGGTCGTGCAGGGCGACGACCTCCTCCCCGATGTCTTTCATGAAGACCCGGACCGGGACGTGGTCCTGCAGCACGAGAATCAGGTTCTCCCCGTGCGGCATGAACGCCAGGTCGTAGCCGAGCAGGCAGTGCAGCAGCGGTCGCAGGTAGGCGCGCAGGTACCGGGTCAGCCAGTCGGTGGCCGTCAGCCCCGACGCCGCGATCATGGCGGTCGCCAGATGCGCGCCGTCGCGGTCGCGGTGCAGCAGGCTGGCCATGGTGGCCAGCCGCTGCCCGGGGGCGATCCGGGGGACCGGGCTCTCCCGCCACAGCGCGGCGAGCATCCGCTGGTACGCCGATACCGGTGCGCCGCTGCGGTGGTACGCGTCGCCGGTGTAGCCGACGGACGCCAGTTCCCGCAGCACCTCGAACCCGCAGTCGCGCAGCGTGTCGTCGGCGGCGACCAGGTCGGCGACCCAGTCGTTGATCGGCGGGGTGGCCCGCATGTACGCCGGGGACAGCCCGCGCATGAAGCCCATGTTCTGGATGGACAGTGCGGTCTTGACGTAGTGCCGGTGCGGCGCGTCGATGTTGAAGAAGGTACGGATCGACTGCTGTGCCCGGTACCGGTCCGGGCTGGTGCCGACCGGGACGATGGCCCGGGCCGCCACGTCGGCGGCGAAGGTGATGCCGACCTTGTGTTCCCACTGCCACGGGTGCACCGGCAGGTACCGGTAGGCGTGCGGGTCGAGGCCGAGGTCGCGCAGCCGGTCGGCGAACCGGTGCAGCGTGTCGGCGCCCAACTCGGCCAGGTAGTGCGCCTGCTCGTCGACGCCCCGCCCGGCGGTGAAGGTGCTCAGGTCCCGGCGGACCGCGAGCCAGACCAGCCGTACCGGGGCACCTGCCTCCGGCGCGTAGGCCGCGTGGTCGGTCAGGCCGAACCCGATCCGGCCGTTGTTGGCGACGAACAACGGGTGACCCTCGGTCATCGCCGATTCGATGGTCTGGAAGTCCGCGTGCACCAGGTCGGCGGCGCGTTCCCGCCGATGGTGGTGTTTCCAGGCGGCGCCGGCCAGGGTGGCGCTGATCTCCTCCAGGTAGGTGCCGAGCAGCTTCGGTGGGATGCCCAGTGTCTCCTGCAGTTCGATGATCAGGTCGAGGGCGTCCGGCGGTGCCGGCGCGCCGTCGACCTCGCGGGTCACCGTCGCCGGGTCGATCAGCCAGTGGTCCAGGGCGTAGCGGCGGGCCCGGAACCGGTAGTGGATCCGTTCGGCGGTGGTCAGCAGGTAGCTGCCGCCGTCGGCGGCGGCCGGCACGGACCCGTCGGGTCGCGGCTGGATCAGCCGCTCGTGGCTGAACTCGGCGATCGCCTTGGCGACGAGATGGCGGTGGGCGACCGCGATGGTGGCGGGGTCGAGGTGCGCCGGTGGGGTCATCGACGACGCGGACCGGTCTTTGCCGGCTGCCGGCGGGCCGGCTGCCGGGTCGCCAGCCGCCACGCCGGCACCGGGCGCACCGCCGAGCGGGCTGGCGGCGAACGCGGCCCGGGTGCAGAAGCTGAGCCTGGCCTGCTTGTCCGGCAGCGGGATCAGCCCTTCGACGACGAAGCCGGCTTCGGCGTTCTTGGCGGCGATCGCCTCGTTGCGGACGTCGGGTTCGACGACGACCCGCAGGTGCGCCGGGTCGGCGAAGATGAACGCCAGCACGGTACGCATCACCGCCGAGGTGAGTCCGTGCCGCTGCCCGCCGGCCGGTGGCGCGACCAGCACGTGCATCCCGACGTCGCCGGGCCGGACCGGGTAGTGGGTGGCGAGTTCGCTGTGCGCCGGCTCGTAGGTTTCGGCCAGGAACAGCGGCTCGCCGTCGAGTCGACCGAGCCAGGCGTGGTGGTGCGGGTCTGCGTCGATGCGCTCGTACTCGCGCCGGACCGCGTCGAGGTCGGCATCGGGCATTCCCCAGTAGACGGACCGGGGATGGGTGATCCACGCGTGCAGATGCCCGGCGTACGACGTGACGTCGAGTGGCTCGACGGTCATGGTGCCCAGCGGACCGGACAGTGAGAAGGTGATCATCGGCTCAGCGCCTCCTGCCGGTGGGCCGGCGTCGGTGTGTCCGTGGCATCGGGCGCCGTCGACGGCGCGCCGTCGGGCAGCGCGCCGAAGTGCTGGAAGGCGATCCGGTGCTCCACGGGGTAGACCTCGCGGCCGAGCATGTTCGCGATGATCACCGAATTGCGGTACGGACCCATGCCCAGGTCGGGCGCGGTCAGGCTGTGGGTGTGCTCCTCGGCGTTCTGCACGAAGATCTCCCGGTCGGCGTGGTCGACGCTGTAGCCGACGGCCACGTCGAATCGGCCCCGCCCGTCCCACCGGATCCGGTCGCGGACCGGGTCGAGAAAGGCCGGTACGGCCGGCCGGTAGCCAGTGGCCAGGATCAGCCCTTCGGTGTCCAGCGTGAAGTGGCGGTCCTGTTCCTGGTGGTGCAGGGCGAGTCGGTACCGTCCGGGCCCGGCGTCCCATTCGGCGCCGGTCAACGCCGTCCCGGTCAGCAGGGTGGTCGGCACCGGCCCGGCCACGTCCTTGCGGTACAGGGTGTCGAAGATGGTGTTCACCAGGTCACCGCTGATGCCCTTGTAGAGGCTGCGCTGGTCCCGGTTGAGCCGGTCGCGGCTGGCCGGCGGCAACGCGTGGAAGTAACGGACGTACTCCGGCGAGGTCATCTCCAGGGTCAGCTTGGTGTACTCCATCGGGAAGAACCGGGGCGAGCGGGTGATCCAGTTCAGCTGGTGACCCCGGGTGTCGATCTCCTCCAGCAGATCGAGGTAGATCTCCGCGGCGCTCTGCCCGCTGCCGACGATGGTGATCGACTCCATCTCCTGCAGCCGGGCCTTGTTCGGCAGGTAGTCGGCGCTGTGGATGGCCGGGCCGGGCAGGTCGCGCAGCACCGCCGGGCGGTACGGGACGGTGCCGATGCCGAGCACCAGCCGCCGGGTCCGCAGCGTCTCGACGGTCCCGGTGCCCGATTGCCGTACGTGCACCAGGTAGTCGCCGCTCGCCGCGTCGTGGGTGACCTGTTCGACCCGGTGGCCGAACCGGATGGCGGGCAGCTGCGCCGCCGCCCACCGGCAGTAGGCGTCGTACTCGGCGCGCAGGGGGTAGAAGTCCTCGCGGATGTAGAACCGGTAGAGCCGGCCGGTCTGCTTGAGGTAGTTGAGGAAGGAGTACGGCGAGGTCGGGTCGGCCATGGTGACCAGGTCGGCCAGGAACGGCACCTGGATGCTGACGCCGTCGATCATCAGCCCGGGGTGCCAGGCGAACTCGTCGCGTTGCTCCAGGAACACCCCGTCGAGTTCGTCGAGCGGCGCGGTCAGGCAGGCCAGCCCGAGGTTGAAGGGGCCGAGGCCGACCGCGACGAAGTCATGCGTGCGCATTGGCGCCCACCTCCGTGGCGATGGCGGCCGGCGGGGCGGGCAGGAGGGCCGGGTCCCATTCGGCGTCGAGCAGTTCGGCGCCGGCCCGGCGGATCAGATCGATCACGGTACGCAGATCTTCCACTGTCGTGTTGGGGTTGAGCAGGGTGAACTTGAGCCAGTAGTGGCCGTCGATGGTGGTGCCGGCGACGATCGCGGCACCGTCACCGAACAGCCGGGCCCGCAGCCGGGGCAGCAGTCGGTCGCAGTCGGCCTCCGCGAGCCAGCCTGGTCGGTAGCGGAACAGCACGGTGCTGAGCACCGGCCGCATGGCGACCTCGAAATCCTCCTGCGCGGCCAGTTCGTCGTGCGCGACCCGGGCCAGGTCGACGACCCGGTCGAACATCTCGCCGAGCTGCTGGGCACCGATGGTGCGCAGGGTCAGCCACAGCTTCAACGCGTCGAAGCGGCGGGTGGTCTGCAGGCTCTTGTCGACCTGGTTGGGCACGGTCGCCGTACGCGGATTGAGGTAGTCGGCGTGGACGGCGATCCGCCGCATGGTCGCCGCCTCCCGGACCACGATGGCGCTGCAGCTGACCGGCTGGAAGAAACTCTTGTGGAAGTCGACGGTCACCGAGTCGGCGTGTTCGATGCCGTCGAGCAGCGCCCGGCGCCGGCCGGAGACCAGCAGGCCACAGCCGTACGCGGCGTCGACGTGCAGCCACACGGCGTACTCGCGGCAGACCGTGCTGATCGCGGCGAGCGGGTCGACGCAGCCCCGGTCGGTGGTGCCGGCGGTGGCGACCACCGCCATCGGGACGAGGGCCTGGGCGCGGAGCAGGTCGACCGCGGCGCGCAGCGCGACCGGGTCCATCCGACCGGTTTCGTCGGTGGCGACCGGTACGACGGCGTCGGCGGCCAGCCCGAGCAGCCGGGCGGACTTGCCGACGCTGAAGTGGCTCTCCTGGGTGGCCAGGATCCGCAGCCGGGGGAGCACCGCGTCGCGGCTGATCCCGGCGGCGGCGCCCCGATCGCCGGGGGGATGCCCGCCGTCGGATGCCCGGGCCAGCCGGTCCTCCCGGGCCAGCAGCAGCCCGTGCAGGTTGGACTGGGTGCCGCCGCTGGTGAAGACGCCGTCGGCGGTGGGGCCGAAGCCGATCCGCTGCGCGGTCCAGTCGATCATCCGGCGTTCGATCAGGGTGCCGCTGGTGCTCTGGTCCCAGGTGTCGACCGAGGAGTTGACGGCGGCGAGCAGCAGTTCAGCGCTGAGCGCGGGAATCGCCACCGGGCAGTTCAGGTGCGCGAGGTAGGTGGGTTCGTGGAACCAGACCGCGTGGTCGAGGTAGAGCGCGCCGATCTCGTCGAGCACGGCCCCGGTGGTGCCGAGCGGCGTGTCGAGATCGACGCGGTCGACCATCGCCTGCAACGTCGCGACACCGGCCCCGGAGTACGGCTGGCGGACCGTGCGGACGCGGTCGGCGAGCCGGCCTGCGGTCTGGTCGATGCTGGACACGTAGGCGTCCACCGTGTGCCGGCCGAAAAGATGTGGGTACATGGACCCCTCCAAGACCGCCTCCATAAGGGTAACCTAACCTAACTTAGGCGAGGCTACTGGGAGGGTCGGTGAAACGGAACCGGGCACGTGCTGTCGGCGCGACATTCAGTGGATCTCGACTCCGGCCCTACCGTCTCGGCGACGGCCTCGCCGAGGACCACCACCTGCGAAAACGGGTCAACGGCAGGGCTCGTCGAGCCGGTTGTGACCTGCGTCCCATCGAACGGATTCGACACCAGGAGGCCACGTGAGCACGCTGGTCCAGCCGGGCGCGACCACCGGGCACCCGACCCCGCCGGCAGCTGACGGGCGGTTGCGGACGCTGACCGCGCTGTACGTCACCCAGTTTCTCGGCTTCGGGTTCATCACGATCGGGCTGACCGGCATCCTGCGAGCCGGCGGCACCTCGCTGGAGACGCTCGCGCTGCTCAACCTGATCGGTCTGATCTGGCCGGTCAAGTTCCTCTGGGCACCGGTCGTCGACCGGTACGGGCCCCGACGCGGCGGCCACTACCGGTCGTGGCTGCTGGTCCTGCAGTCCGGCATGGTGCTCACCCTGCTGGCACTGCTCGCGGTAGACCCGGCCACCGGGCGGATCGGCCCGATCGTACTGATCTGCGCGATGTTCGTGTTCCTGTCGGCGACCCAGGACATCGCGGCGGACGCCCTCGCCGTCCGGCTGCTGCGCCGCCGGGACCGGGGTGCCGGTAACGGGATTCAGGTGGCCGCCAGCTACGTCGGCAACATCCTGGGCGGTGGTGCCTGCGTCGTGGTCTACGACCGGTTCGGCTGGGCCGCCGCCGTCGGGCTGCTCGCCGGGCTCACCGCCGTCGGGCTGCTGGTGGTGTGGCGGTTCCGTGAGCCCGACCGGGTCGCCCGGCCGGCCGGCACCCGTCAGGCGTACGGCGCGCTGCTGTCCGTGCTGCGCCAGCCCGGCTGCCGCAGCTGGGTGCTCGGTGTGGTGCCGCTGCTCTACAGCGGGGCCGGCGCCGCCTACGGGATGGTGTCGCCGGCGCTGGTCGACGCCGGCTGGCCGCTGCAGCGGATCGGCTTCGTCACCGGCGTCGTCACCAGCGTGCCGGCGGTGATCGCCGGTCTGGTGGCCGGCGGCCTGGTCAACCGGATCGGCCGGACCGGGGTGCTGCTGGTCGGCGGTGCCTCGCTCGCCGCCGCGACCACGCTGCTGCTGCCGATGCTGACCGGGCGGGCCCCGACCGGGTTCACCACCGTGGCACTGTGCTGTTTCATGGCGGCGTACACCGTGGCCAACGTGGCGCTGTACACCGTCAACATGGACTACTCACGGCCGGCGTCCGGCGGCACCGACTTCACCGTACTGTCGTCGTTCGGCCTGATCTGCTCCTACCTCGCGGCGGCGCTGGGCCTGGCCGTCGCCGCCCGGGCCGGCTACCCGCCCGTCGCGGCGGTCGCGATAGTGTTCATGCTCGCTGGCGTCGTCATGGGGCTGCGTCACCAACGGCGTCATCCGCCGGTGCCGGCCGCCGGGTGAGCGCGGTCACCAGGGCAGCGG from Solwaraspora sp. WMMD791 includes:
- a CDS encoding GNAT family N-acetyltransferase, with the translated sequence MITFSLSGPLGTMTVEPLDVTSYAGHLHAWITHPRSVYWGMPDADLDAVRREYERIDADPHHHAWLGRLDGEPLFLAETYEPAHSELATHYPVRPGDVGMHVLVAPPAGGQRHGLTSAVMRTVLAFIFADPAHLRVVVEPDVRNEAIAAKNAEAGFVVEGLIPLPDKQARLSFCTRAAFAASPLGGAPGAGVAAGDPAAGPPAAGKDRSASSMTPPAHLDPATIAVAHRHLVAKAIAEFSHERLIQPRPDGSVPAAADGGSYLLTTAERIHYRFRARRYALDHWLIDPATVTREVDGAPAPPDALDLIIELQETLGIPPKLLGTYLEEISATLAGAAWKHHHRRERAADLVHADFQTIESAMTEGHPLFVANNGRIGFGLTDHAAYAPEAGAPVRLVWLAVRRDLSTFTAGRGVDEQAHYLAELGADTLHRFADRLRDLGLDPHAYRYLPVHPWQWEHKVGITFAADVAARAIVPVGTSPDRYRAQQSIRTFFNIDAPHRHYVKTALSIQNMGFMRGLSPAYMRATPPINDWVADLVAADDTLRDCGFEVLRELASVGYTGDAYHRSGAPVSAYQRMLAALWRESPVPRIAPGQRLATMASLLHRDRDGAHLATAMIAASGLTATDWLTRYLRAYLRPLLHCLLGYDLAFMPHGENLILVLQDHVPVRVFMKDIGEEVVALHDRPLPAAVERIRMSVDDEFRVLAIFTDVFDGFLRFLAAILDADGVLPAGEFWRLVADCVRTHGADHPQLRDRLDFFAPTFRHSCLNRLQLRNTLQMVDLTDQAGSLIYAGTQDNPLATVAVPTR
- a CDS encoding SidA/IucD/PvdA family monooxygenase encodes the protein MRTHDFVAVGLGPFNLGLACLTAPLDELDGVFLEQRDEFAWHPGLMIDGVSIQVPFLADLVTMADPTSPYSFLNYLKQTGRLYRFYIREDFYPLRAEYDAYCRWAAAQLPAIRFGHRVEQVTHDAASGDYLVHVRQSGTGTVETLRTRRLVLGIGTVPYRPAVLRDLPGPAIHSADYLPNKARLQEMESITIVGSGQSAAEIYLDLLEEIDTRGHQLNWITRSPRFFPMEYTKLTLEMTSPEYVRYFHALPPASRDRLNRDQRSLYKGISGDLVNTIFDTLYRKDVAGPVPTTLLTGTALTGAEWDAGPGRYRLALHHQEQDRHFTLDTEGLILATGYRPAVPAFLDPVRDRIRWDGRGRFDVAVGYSVDHADREIFVQNAEEHTHSLTAPDLGMGPYRNSVIIANMLGREVYPVEHRIAFQHFGALPDGAPSTAPDATDTPTPAHRQEALSR
- a CDS encoding aspartate aminotransferase family protein; amino-acid sequence: MYPHLFGRHTVDAYVSSIDQTAGRLADRVRTVRQPYSGAGVATLQAMVDRVDLDTPLGTTGAVLDEIGALYLDHAVWFHEPTYLAHLNCPVAIPALSAELLLAAVNSSVDTWDQSTSGTLIERRMIDWTAQRIGFGPTADGVFTSGGTQSNLHGLLLAREDRLARASDGGHPPGDRGAAAGISRDAVLPRLRILATQESHFSVGKSARLLGLAADAVVPVATDETGRMDPVALRAAVDLLRAQALVPMAVVATAGTTDRGCVDPLAAISTVCREYAVWLHVDAAYGCGLLVSGRRRALLDGIEHADSVTVDFHKSFFQPVSCSAIVVREAATMRRIAVHADYLNPRTATVPNQVDKSLQTTRRFDALKLWLTLRTIGAQQLGEMFDRVVDLARVAHDELAAQEDFEVAMRPVLSTVLFRYRPGWLAEADCDRLLPRLRARLFGDGAAIVAGTTIDGHYWLKFTLLNPNTTVEDLRTVIDLIRRAGAELLDAEWDPALLPAPPAAIATEVGANAHA
- a CDS encoding MFS transporter translates to MSTLVQPGATTGHPTPPAADGRLRTLTALYVTQFLGFGFITIGLTGILRAGGTSLETLALLNLIGLIWPVKFLWAPVVDRYGPRRGGHYRSWLLVLQSGMVLTLLALLAVDPATGRIGPIVLICAMFVFLSATQDIAADALAVRLLRRRDRGAGNGIQVAASYVGNILGGGACVVVYDRFGWAAAVGLLAGLTAVGLLVVWRFREPDRVARPAGTRQAYGALLSVLRQPGCRSWVLGVVPLLYSGAGAAYGMVSPALVDAGWPLQRIGFVTGVVTSVPAVIAGLVAGGLVNRIGRTGVLLVGGASLAAATTLLLPMLTGRAPTGFTTVALCCFMAAYTVANVALYTVNMDYSRPASGGTDFTVLSSFGLICSYLAAALGLAVAARAGYPPVAAVAIVFMLAGVVMGLRHQRRHPPVPAAG